GCGGATCCCGCGCCCGAAGTGGGCCTCGCCTTCCCCAGGGACGTCGGACAGGCCGTCCGCTCGGCGACGGAGCTGTACCGGCTCGACCTCGCCGGCCGCCGTTCGGGCGCCGGTGGCATCTGGCAGTCGCTGGCCGGATCGTTCGCGGTAAGCGCATACGCAACCCCTGCCTCACGGTGGCTGATAACCCCGGCCGACAGCTCGGTCGCGCGCGAGATGAACTCCGCGGAGGCATCCGGCGCACCGCTCAAAGTCGGCCACAGCGATGTGCAGAAGCTGCGGGAGGCCGCCGAGGACGCCAGGCGCTGGGACTCCAAGTACGGAGGCGGCGACTGGCGTTCGTCCATGGTGCCGGAGTGCTTACGGGTGGAGGCGGCACCGCTGCTGCTCGGCTCGTACTCCGACGAGGTGGGCCGGGCGCTGTTCGGCGCCTCCGCCGAACTGACCCGTCTCGCGGGCTGGATGGCCTTCGACACCGGTCAGCAGGAGGCAGCCCAGCGGTACTACATCCAGGCGCTGCGACTGGCCCGCGCGGCGGCCGACGTACCCCTCGGCGGGTATGTGCTGGCGTCGATGTCCCTGCAGGCGACCTACCGCGGGTTCGGCGACGAGGGCGTGGACCTCGCGCAGGCCGCGCTGGAGCGGAACCGAGGGCTGGCGACCGCCCGCACCATGAGCTTCTTCCGCCTCGTCGAGGCACGTGCACACGCGCGTGCGGGTGACGCGCAGGCGGCGGGGGCGGCGCTGAAGGCGGCGGAGGGGTGGCTGGAGCGGTCCCGGGACGGGGACCAGGATCCGTCGTGGCTGGGCTTCTACTCCTACGACCGGTTCGCCGCGGACGCCGCGGAGTGCTACCGCGATCTGAAGGCGCCTCGCCAGGTGCGGCGGTTCACCGAGCAGGCCCTGTCGAAGCCGACGGAGGAGTTCGTCCGGTCGCACGGGCTGCGGCTGGTCGTCTCGGCGGTAGCGGAACTGGAGTCCGGCAATCTCGACGCGGCGTGCGAACAGGGGGTGCGCGCCGTGGAGGTCGCGGGGCGTATCTCCTCGGCCCGGACCACCGAGTACGTCAAGGACCTGCTCCATCGGCTGGAGCCGTACGGTGACGAGCCGCGTGTGGTGGAGCTGCGGGAGCGCGCACGGCCTCTGCTGATGGCTCCGGCCTAGGCCGACAGGGCCTGGGAGCGGGTCCGCCCTCATCCCCGCGTTTGAAGGCACTGTCAGTGGCGCAGTGCACTATCGGAAGCGGGAGGTGGTGCAGGTGCGGGCGGAGGTCGCTTACGACTGTGACGTGCTCGTCATCGGGGGCGGGATCGTCGGGCTGTCGACCGCGTATGCGATCACTCGGTCCGCGCCGGGGACGCGGGTGACCGTTCTGGAGAAGGAGCAGGGGCCGGCCCGGCACCAGACCGGGCGCAACAGCGGGGTCATCCACAGCGGGATCTACTACCGGCCGGGATCGCTGAAGGCGCGGTACGCCGTCACGGGCGCGGCCGAGATGGTGAAGTTCTGCGCGGAGTACGGGATCGCGCACGCCGTCACCGGCAAGCTGATCGTCGCGACCGAGCAGGCGGAGCTGCCCCGGTTGCACGCCCTGGTCCAGCGGGGCCGGGAGAACGGGATTCCGGTGCGCGAGCTGGGACCCGCGCAGATCATGGAGTACGAACCGGAGGTGCGTGGCCTGGCGGCCATACACGTCGGGACGACCGGGATCTGCGACTTCGTCGGGGTCGCCCGGCAGCTGGCGGAGGCCTCGGGGGCGGACATCCGGTACGGCGCCCGGGTCGTCCGCGTCGACCGGCGGCCGGAGCTCGGGGTGGCCGTGCGGACGGCCGACGGGGACATCGTGCGGGCGCGGGTGCTGGTGAACTGTGCCGGGCTGCACTGCGACGAGGTGGCGCGGCTGACCGGGGACGAGCCCGGGATGCGGATCGTGCCGTTCCGGGGCGAGTACTTCACGCTGGCGCGCCCTGAACTGGTCAACGGGCTGGTGTATCCGGTGCCCGACCCGGCGTTCCCGTTCCTCGGCGTGCATCTCACGCGGGGGATCGACGGCGGCGTCCACATCGGGCCCAACGCGGTGCCGGCGCTGGCCCGGGAGGGGTACGGGTGGGGGGTCGTACGGCCTCGGGAGCTGGGGGCGACGCTGGCCTGGCCGGGGTCGTGGCGGATAGCGCGGCGGCACTGGCGGTACGGGGCGGGTGAGCTGCGGCGGTCGGTGTCCAGGGCGGCGTTCGCGGATGCGGTGCGCAGGCTGCTGCCGGCGGTCGAGGACGGGGATCTGGTGCCGTCTGCCGCGGGGGTGCGGGCGCAGGCGGTGCTGCGGGACGGGACGCTTGTCGACGACTTTCTGATCAAGGAGGGGCCGCGGACCGTGCATGTGCTGAACGCGCCGTCTCCGGCCGCGACCGCCTCGCTGCCGATCGGGCGGGAGGTGGCGAGGAGGGCGCTGGCTGCGCTGGGG
Above is a window of Streptomyces sp. NBC_00490 DNA encoding:
- a CDS encoding MFS transporter, which produces MSREQRGPNEKLGAVLALAGISNAGLARRVNDLGSQRGLTLRYDKTSVARWVSKGMVPQGAAPHLIAAAIGQKLGRPVPLHEIGLADADPAPEVGLAFPRDVGQAVRSATELYRLDLAGRRSGAGGIWQSLAGSFAVSAYATPASRWLITPADSSVAREMNSAEASGAPLKVGHSDVQKLREAAEDARRWDSKYGGGDWRSSMVPECLRVEAAPLLLGSYSDEVGRALFGASAELTRLAGWMAFDTGQQEAAQRYYIQALRLARAAADVPLGGYVLASMSLQATYRGFGDEGVDLAQAALERNRGLATARTMSFFRLVEARAHARAGDAQAAGAALKAAEGWLERSRDGDQDPSWLGFYSYDRFAADAAECYRDLKAPRQVRRFTEQALSKPTEEFVRSHGLRLVVSAVAELESGNLDAACEQGVRAVEVAGRISSARTTEYVKDLLHRLEPYGDEPRVVELRERARPLLMAPA
- the lhgO gene encoding L-2-hydroxyglutarate oxidase — encoded protein: MHYRKREVVQVRAEVAYDCDVLVIGGGIVGLSTAYAITRSAPGTRVTVLEKEQGPARHQTGRNSGVIHSGIYYRPGSLKARYAVTGAAEMVKFCAEYGIAHAVTGKLIVATEQAELPRLHALVQRGRENGIPVRELGPAQIMEYEPEVRGLAAIHVGTTGICDFVGVARQLAEASGADIRYGARVVRVDRRPELGVAVRTADGDIVRARVLVNCAGLHCDEVARLTGDEPGMRIVPFRGEYFTLARPELVNGLVYPVPDPAFPFLGVHLTRGIDGGVHIGPNAVPALAREGYGWGVVRPRELGATLAWPGSWRIARRHWRYGAGELRRSVSRAAFADAVRRLLPAVEDGDLVPSAAGVRAQAVLRDGTLVDDFLIKEGPRTVHVLNAPSPAATASLPIGREVARRALAALGGV